A window of Desulfobaculum bizertense DSM 18034 genomic DNA:
ATGGGCATTGGACCCTGCGGCTTGGCGCCCAGCATCCGCAGTTCATCCAGACGATTCCCCATATGCTCCAGCATGGAATCAAGGTATTCCACGATCTCTTTTTCTGTATACGCCTCGTACATCCCTTTCAGCAGGTCCTTCGCCAAAGACATGAACATGAGGTGATCCACCTCTTCGTGCTTTTGCGTGACCTCTTTCTGCAAAGAGCGCACCTGCTGCACAATATGATCAAGCTCAGCCTTGAGTGAAACTCGATCTTTTTTCAGTTTTTCCAGCTCTTCCTGCGGGAACCGGCCGTTACTTACCATTTCTTCCAGTTCAATGATCCGCTTCGGCTCGCCATCTACCAAAGGCAGAATGTCCGGCCGCTGAACCGGTCCCATCTGCATATTCACGACTACGAGATTTGAGTCTTTGACCTTGCCCTCAACGGATTTATAGAACTCAGCAACCTTTTTCTCGTGCGCCTCCTGGATTGCATTCTTTCTCGTAATATATTCCTGACTTTCAAATAGCTGCGGAATGTCTCGCTTCAGCGCATCCAGGAATTTGTCGACACTCTTTTTGAAGTGTTTGCCTTCACCCGCACGGAACTTGAGCAAATGCGGCGACTCCGGCCGCTTAAAGTTATTCACATAGCAAAGATCATCCGGCGGCGAATCTTTGCCAGAAAGCTCTTTCAGGAGCTTTTTCACCGTCGCAAGGCGACCCGTTCCAGCCGCTCCTGTGACAAAAATATTATAGCCCTTTTTCACCATCCCCATGCCAAAACGAAACGCCTCTACGCCACGCTTTTGGCCTATGATGTCTGTATGTGGGTCTAAATCATCGGTCGTCTTGAACGGAAGCTTTTTCGGGTCCAGCGCCCAGCGCAACTGCTCAGGCTTGAGACTCGCGGGAACTTTCTTAGAAGCCATTCTCAACCTCCATAAAGTTATTTGGCAATAACAGGTATCCGCCGAGCCTTCGGCGCTGCCGTCCGGTTTAAGCGAATCGTAAGCACTCCACTCGATATCGTCGCCGTCGCCGTCTTAGGGTCCACTCGACACGGTAACTCCAGCGTACGACTAAAATGACTGTATTCACGCTCACTCTTCGTCTGCGCCTCTATCCCCAGTACCTTCTCCGTTAACGAAATCTCTATGTCCTCAGCATCATAGCCCGGTAAAGGCTGGGATATCACTATGCGCTCGTCCTCTCGACATATCGTCATCTCGTCGCTCTGAAGACAACTCACAGACGGTAAGCCCATATCTGAACAAAAACCGTCAAAAAGCTTGTCCATCTCTTCCCGTAACTGCAGGAGCTGACCATCACTCCACAGACGCAAATCAGGCATTTGCGGCCTCCTTCAGTATAAAATGAATCAGAAGGACTCCACTTCAGCTGCTAACACTTGCAGATGGTGTTTCTTCCTTATTGCTCATAGATTAACACGCTTCCCTTTTATTACTCAAGAAACATCCACTTTCCCTCTACAAGAGGCTCATTGTGGGTTAGTGCTCTGCAAGAGGCGCTAGGGTGGGTGGGTATTTTATTGGGACTCCGTCCCAAGCCCTGCAAGGGGCGCCGCCCCTTGACCCCGCCCAAGGACGAGGCCCTTGGGAATCCCGCTATCGCTCAAAAAAATACGGCTGAATGGGATGAAAGCTTCGCTTTCCTCTCCATCAGCCGTATTTTTTGAGCTAGGGGAATTTCCCGAACGCGTGTTCTTCTGCCTTTTCCAGACCGCACTTATTTTCTTTTTGAACGCAAGCGTTCAGAAAGAAAATGGTGGCAACGCACGGGAAAGAGAACGACTTTCTTT
This region includes:
- a CDS encoding Hsp20/alpha crystallin family protein yields the protein MPDLRLWSDGQLLQLREEMDKLFDGFCSDMGLPSVSCLQSDEMTICREDERIVISQPLPGYDAEDIEISLTEKVLGIEAQTKSEREYSHFSRTLELPCRVDPKTATATISSGVLTIRLNRTAAPKARRIPVIAK